A single Defluviitalea saccharophila DNA region contains:
- a CDS encoding penicillin-binding transpeptidase domain-containing protein: MNELVVQQVKRRYFLVLLFFTFSILFLMYRIGYIKYVDGAEYEEKAVLQRLNTEQIIYPNRGSIVDRNHHDLALSTIVFNVILDPNVLLEQISENEKNRTIETLSKFLSISDKDLNDAISKNPNSRYEVVKKHIKTDLAQKIKNEGLKGVWLEEDSIRSYLRNEFAAHIIGFVNKDNKAQYGIEQHYNEWLTGVPGRVFPMLKEGKYIMEENIPAKPGNTIVLTIDETIQHFAELALQNAVKEHNPKNASVIAMDPNTGEILAMAAYPTFNPNQYNDLSEFIDKNIWNSLSNEKKVEKLNSVWKNYNVSNTYEPGSTFKPLLVAAALEENVISLEDHFYCGGHKSVYGQVIKCWKTSGHGDQTIEEALANSCNVAMMDIVEKMGPQVFYQYQKLFGFGEATGIDLPGEAEGILHRLENLNPVELATSSFGQSFNVTPLQILTGFASVINGGNLMKPYIVKQIVSQDGNEIKEVTPIVRRKVISKESSQIVRNQLESVVRDGTGKKAKVEGYRIGGKTGTAEKLPRGEGKYALSFIGFAPVENPKIIVLVLLDETEYYSEGSGAAAPVAKELFENILPYIGVEPSDKQDENENSDVELPDYKGLQLLEADMDLTIKGLNYEVIGAGNLIMDQFPKAGTKVSHDMKIKLYVSEEQNE; this comes from the coding sequence ATGAATGAATTAGTGGTTCAACAGGTCAAACGAAGATATTTTTTGGTGTTATTATTCTTCACATTTTCAATTCTTTTTTTAATGTATAGAATCGGATATATTAAATATGTGGATGGAGCAGAATATGAAGAAAAAGCCGTACTTCAAAGGCTTAACACAGAGCAGATTATTTACCCCAATAGAGGTTCTATAGTAGATAGAAATCATCATGATTTGGCGCTAAGTACCATAGTATTTAATGTTATATTAGATCCTAATGTTTTACTTGAACAAATTTCAGAAAATGAGAAAAACAGAACGATAGAAACCTTAAGCAAATTCTTGTCTATTTCGGATAAAGATCTAAATGATGCAATTTCAAAAAATCCTAATTCTAGATATGAAGTGGTAAAGAAACATATTAAAACGGATCTGGCACAGAAAATTAAAAATGAAGGTTTAAAGGGCGTATGGTTAGAAGAAGATTCGATTAGAAGTTATCTGAGAAATGAATTTGCGGCTCATATTATTGGATTTGTAAATAAGGATAACAAAGCACAATACGGCATAGAACAGCATTACAATGAGTGGCTTACAGGCGTCCCCGGAAGGGTATTTCCAATGTTAAAAGAAGGAAAATATATTATGGAAGAAAATATTCCTGCAAAGCCTGGAAACACAATTGTGCTGACTATAGATGAGACCATTCAGCATTTTGCAGAATTGGCATTGCAGAATGCCGTAAAGGAACATAATCCCAAAAATGCTTCAGTAATTGCCATGGACCCCAATACCGGTGAAATACTGGCAATGGCTGCATATCCAACTTTTAATCCTAATCAATACAATGATTTAAGTGAATTTATTGATAAGAATATATGGAATAGTTTATCCAATGAAAAAAAAGTAGAAAAACTGAATTCTGTGTGGAAAAATTACAATGTCAGCAATACATATGAACCTGGTTCTACATTTAAACCACTTTTAGTAGCGGCAGCTTTAGAGGAAAATGTTATTTCTTTAGAAGATCACTTCTACTGTGGAGGGCATAAAAGTGTCTATGGTCAAGTGATCAAATGTTGGAAAACCAGTGGACATGGGGATCAGACTATAGAAGAGGCTTTAGCTAATTCTTGTAATGTTGCCATGATGGATATTGTAGAAAAAATGGGACCTCAAGTGTTCTACCAATATCAAAAATTATTTGGTTTTGGAGAAGCAACAGGTATAGACCTTCCGGGAGAAGCAGAAGGTATTCTTCACAGATTAGAGAATTTAAATCCGGTGGAATTAGCTACTAGTTCTTTCGGACAATCCTTTAACGTTACACCACTGCAGATTTTAACAGGATTTGCTTCTGTTATAAATGGTGGAAATTTAATGAAACCTTATATTGTAAAGCAAATCGTTTCTCAAGATGGAAATGAAATCAAAGAGGTTACCCCCATTGTACGAAGAAAAGTGATTTCAAAAGAAAGCTCACAGATCGTGAGAAATCAGTTGGAGTCTGTTGTAAGAGATGGTACAGGAAAAAAGGCAAAGGTTGAAGGTTATAGAATTGGCGGGAAGACAGGAACAGCAGAAAAGTTGCCTAGAGGAGAAGGAAAATATGCTCTTTCCTTTATCGGTTTTGCTCCTGTAGAAAATCCTAAAATTATCGTACTTGTACTTTTAGATGAGACGGAATACTATTCTGAAGGCAGTGGTGCTGCAGCCCCTGTAGCCAAAGAATTATTTGAAAATATTCTTCCATATATAGGCGTAGAGCCTTCTGATAAGCAAGATGAAAACGAGAATTCGGATGTTGAGTTGCCGGATTACAAAGGCTTACAACTTTTAGAAGCAGATATGGACCTTACCATTAAAGGTCTGAACTATGAGGTGATTGGTGCAGGAAATCTGATCATGGATCAATTTCCTAAGGCAGGTACAAAGGTATCTCACGATATGAAAATTAAATTATACGTTTCGGAAGAACAGAATGAATAA
- a CDS encoding penicillin-binding transpeptidase domain-containing protein: MDKPTVKIKRKLLFFLVVFTIGIVGLMFRIAYLQIAQGDFLQELAYEQHTRDRLISPQRGTIYDRNGVALAKSATVTTIGVIHAQIEDAEQVARVLSEKLNLDYETVKKKVDKVVALERIQSKVDKEVADEIRKMNLPGVKIDEDSKRYYPYSNLASHVIGFVGKDNQGIIGLEVKYDEYLRGTPGKILTETDGKGRKLKNSPERRIEPIPGNHLVTTIDLTIQQYAEQALDKAIKAKDAKRGSIIVMNPQTGEIYAMANKPDYDLNQPFKINNPELEQIWSTLNTEEQYKELNKMWRNFAINDTYEPGSTFKIMTSAMGLEEMVVNANSPFNCNGYHTVAGRMIKCWRYPRAHGSQTFTQGVQNSCNPVFMQVAERIGVKKFYQYMKLFGFSEKTGIDVPGEAVGIMHNLKDIGPVELATMSFGQSFQITPLQLLRAAAAVVNGGTLITPHFGSKVINDEGEVVKEFEYKDGKQIISQETSDTMKKILESVVAQGTGNKAYIPGYRIGGKTATSEKLPRSAKKYIASFLAFAPSENPQVMALVIIDEPQGIYYGGTVAGPVMKEILDNILPYLKIEPKYTEVELKMDEVEKVRVPNLISKNTDEAIKELKKINLGFELIGNGKTVKDQFPLSGEEVNPKSKVILYTNP; encoded by the coding sequence ATGGATAAACCTACTGTAAAGATAAAAAGAAAACTATTATTTTTTTTGGTTGTATTTACAATAGGTATTGTCGGTTTGATGTTTAGAATTGCGTATTTACAAATTGCTCAGGGGGACTTTTTACAAGAATTGGCTTATGAACAGCATACAAGAGATCGTCTCATATCTCCTCAAAGAGGGACGATTTATGATAGAAATGGAGTAGCATTGGCGAAAAGTGCGACAGTCACAACAATTGGCGTTATTCATGCGCAAATTGAAGATGCGGAGCAGGTTGCACGAGTCCTTTCTGAGAAATTAAATTTAGACTATGAAACGGTAAAAAAGAAAGTAGACAAGGTTGTGGCCCTAGAAAGGATTCAGTCAAAGGTGGATAAGGAAGTAGCTGATGAAATACGTAAAATGAATCTTCCAGGGGTAAAAATAGATGAAGATTCAAAAAGGTATTATCCATATAGTAATTTAGCGAGTCATGTCATTGGATTTGTAGGTAAAGACAATCAGGGCATTATTGGTCTGGAAGTAAAATATGATGAGTACTTGAGGGGAACTCCTGGGAAAATTTTAACGGAAACTGACGGCAAAGGCAGAAAACTAAAAAATAGCCCGGAAAGAAGAATAGAACCTATTCCGGGAAATCATTTAGTAACAACCATTGATTTAACCATTCAGCAATACGCGGAACAAGCCTTAGATAAAGCCATTAAAGCAAAAGATGCAAAGCGTGGCAGTATTATCGTAATGAATCCTCAGACTGGCGAAATATATGCTATGGCAAATAAGCCTGATTACGACTTGAATCAACCCTTTAAAATCAATAATCCCGAGTTAGAACAAATATGGAGTACACTGAATACAGAAGAACAATATAAAGAACTCAATAAAATGTGGAGAAATTTTGCTATTAATGATACATATGAACCCGGTTCGACATTTAAAATCATGACTTCGGCAATGGGATTAGAAGAAATGGTTGTTAATGCGAATTCGCCATTTAACTGTAATGGATATCATACCGTTGCAGGAAGAATGATCAAATGTTGGAGATATCCTAGAGCCCATGGTTCTCAAACTTTTACTCAAGGAGTTCAAAACTCTTGCAATCCTGTATTTATGCAAGTCGCTGAACGCATAGGGGTAAAAAAGTTTTATCAATACATGAAGTTATTTGGATTTAGTGAAAAGACAGGAATCGATGTTCCAGGAGAAGCTGTAGGAATTATGCACAACCTAAAAGACATTGGCCCTGTAGAATTGGCTACCATGTCATTTGGTCAGTCCTTTCAAATTACACCGCTGCAGCTTCTTAGAGCAGCAGCTGCAGTAGTAAACGGTGGAACTTTAATCACACCTCATTTTGGATCTAAAGTTATTAACGATGAGGGAGAAGTAGTCAAGGAATTTGAATATAAAGATGGAAAGCAAATTATATCTCAAGAAACCTCTGATACTATGAAAAAAATATTAGAAAGTGTTGTGGCACAAGGAACTGGAAATAAAGCATATATTCCAGGATATAGGATTGGAGGAAAGACTGCTACATCAGAAAAACTTCCCAGAAGCGCTAAAAAATATATAGCGTCTTTTTTGGCTTTTGCCCCTTCAGAGAATCCACAGGTAATGGCTTTAGTCATTATCGATGAGCCGCAAGGCATTTATTACGGAGGAACTGTAGCAGGGCCGGTTATGAAAGAGATTCTTGACAATATTCTTCCATATTTAAAGATTGAGCCTAAATATACAGAAGTAGAATTAAAAATGGATGAAGTTGAAAAAGTTCGTGTGCCAAATTTAATCAGTAAAAACACTGATGAAGCTATTAAAGAGCTAAAAAAGATCAATTTAGGCTTTGAATTGATTGGAAATGGGAAAACTGTAAAAGATCAATTTCCGCTTTCTGGTGAAGAAGTCAATCCTAAATCTAAAGTAATCCTATATACAAATCCATGA
- a CDS encoding UDP-N-acetylmuramoyl-L-alanyl-D-glutamate--2,6-diaminopimelate ligase, whose amino-acid sequence MRLCDLLNTIQYTVIQGSEELEIDNIAYDSRQVNSNTLFICIEGFKVDGHNFALDAIKKGATALLVQKEINDIPSHITVIRVGNTREKMPYIASAFYNHPVKHMKLIGVTGTNGKTTTTFLIGKILEQYNKKIGLIGTIENRIGGKAVEASRTTPESLDLQALFAQMLKEEVSHVVMEVSSHALDLNRVDACDFEIGVFTNLTLDHLDFHKTMENYRDAKAKLFRKCKYGIINIDDPHGKEIIKQADCKVITFGIENDADFKAYNIMMSSKGIEFSVTLEDQEIRFHLNTIGRFNIYNALGAIAAGYYLNIPIEVIKTALEDMEGVPGRVQRVESNRGFSVIVDYAHAPDGLENVLKTIKEFAEGRIITVFGCGGDRDRSKRPIMGEIAGKYSDFCIITSDNPRSEEPEDIIAEIEVGMQKTNCPYEKVVDRKEGIQRAIEAAKTKDIILIAGKGHETYQIIKDRVIHFDDVEVVKSILQGDHIHGTIENK is encoded by the coding sequence ATGAGACTGTGTGATTTGTTAAATACTATTCAATATACAGTAATACAGGGCAGCGAGGAACTTGAAATAGATAACATTGCCTATGATTCACGGCAAGTAAACAGCAACACACTATTTATTTGTATTGAAGGATTTAAGGTGGATGGTCATAATTTTGCGTTGGATGCGATTAAAAAAGGGGCAACGGCCCTTCTTGTTCAAAAAGAAATTAATGATATCCCAAGTCATATTACAGTTATTCGTGTAGGCAATACAAGAGAAAAGATGCCTTACATAGCGTCAGCTTTTTATAATCATCCTGTAAAGCATATGAAATTAATAGGGGTAACAGGTACAAATGGAAAAACCACAACTACCTTTTTAATTGGTAAAATTTTAGAACAATATAATAAAAAAATTGGATTGATCGGAACGATTGAAAACCGTATCGGAGGCAAAGCAGTTGAAGCAAGCAGAACGACTCCTGAATCCTTAGATTTACAAGCTTTGTTTGCACAAATGTTAAAAGAAGAAGTAAGCCATGTTGTTATGGAGGTTTCATCTCATGCATTAGATTTAAATCGTGTGGATGCATGTGATTTTGAAATCGGAGTATTTACAAATCTAACCCTGGATCATCTAGATTTTCATAAAACTATGGAAAACTATAGAGATGCTAAAGCAAAGCTCTTTAGAAAATGTAAATATGGCATTATTAATATAGACGACCCCCATGGAAAAGAGATTATAAAACAAGCTGACTGTAAAGTGATTACCTTTGGAATTGAAAACGATGCTGATTTTAAGGCGTATAACATTATGATGAGTTCTAAAGGCATAGAGTTTAGTGTAACTTTGGAAGATCAGGAAATTCGTTTCCATCTTAATACCATTGGCAGATTTAATATTTATAATGCTCTAGGCGCCATTGCAGCAGGATACTATCTCAATATACCGATAGAAGTCATTAAGACTGCGCTTGAAGATATGGAAGGTGTTCCGGGACGTGTACAAAGAGTTGAGAGCAATCGAGGATTTAGTGTTATTGTAGATTATGCCCATGCACCTGATGGATTAGAGAATGTACTAAAAACCATCAAAGAATTTGCAGAAGGCAGAATTATAACCGTATTTGGATGCGGCGGCGACAGAGATCGCAGCAAGAGACCGATTATGGGAGAAATTGCCGGAAAATATTCGGACTTTTGCATTATTACTTCCGATAATCCAAGGTCTGAAGAACCGGAAGACATTATTGCTGAAATTGAAGTAGGAATGCAAAAAACAAATTGTCCTTATGAAAAAGTGGTAGATAGAAAAGAAGGCATTCAAAGAGCAATTGAAGCTGCAAAAACAAAAGATATCATTCTTATTGCAGGCAAAGGACATGAAACATATCAGATCATAAAAGACAGAGTTATTCATTTTGATGATGTAGAAGTGGTTAAGTCCATTCTTCAGGGGGATCATATTCATGGAACCATTGAAAATAAATGA
- a CDS encoding UDP-N-acetylmuramoyl-tripeptide--D-alanyl-D-alanine ligase: protein MEPLKINEIVSAVKGTLIQNENIQDENEVIITGISTDSRSISFGDLFIPLTGENFDGHHFIPQAFDKGAKACLSERRDILPPEGKFIIQVENSKQAFMDLAAYYRSLFSIPVVAVTGSVGKTSTKDMIASVLSQHYKVLKTQGNYNNEIGVPLTIFQLNKEHEAAVVEMGMNHFGEIHNLSKIAKPNIAVITNIGVSHIENLGSQEGILQAKSEIFDYLKEDGIAVLNGDDHFLKTLKGKIPFEIVYFGLETDQQVYAKNIQSQGVDGTEADFVLSEQEVHVQIPSPGKHMVYNALCAAVIGLKLNLTLEEIKNGMLTYQASKMRMDIFRTKKNVQIINDVYNASPQSMKAALDVLNEISNGRRIAILGDMLEMGSYSEHAHKEVGEYAAQNKIDDLFCVGTEAKHIAQGAIHGGMDESRVRTFLSQEALWDVLEHFIAPEDTILVKASRGMHLEKTVEKIKEVE, encoded by the coding sequence ATGGAACCATTGAAAATAAATGAAATCGTTTCTGCTGTAAAAGGCACACTTATTCAAAATGAAAATATTCAGGATGAGAATGAAGTTATAATTACCGGAATATCTACAGATTCTCGAAGCATATCCTTTGGGGATCTGTTCATTCCACTTACAGGTGAAAATTTTGACGGACATCATTTTATTCCACAGGCATTTGATAAAGGGGCAAAAGCTTGCCTTTCCGAAAGACGAGATATTTTACCACCAGAGGGTAAATTTATAATACAAGTAGAAAATTCTAAACAAGCTTTTATGGATTTAGCAGCTTATTACAGATCACTTTTTTCCATACCTGTTGTTGCTGTTACTGGAAGTGTGGGAAAGACAAGTACGAAGGACATGATTGCTTCAGTATTAAGTCAACATTATAAGGTATTAAAAACTCAAGGGAATTATAACAATGAAATAGGAGTTCCTTTGACAATTTTTCAGCTCAATAAAGAGCATGAAGCAGCAGTTGTTGAAATGGGTATGAACCATTTTGGAGAAATTCATAATTTAAGCAAGATAGCAAAACCTAATATTGCAGTAATAACCAATATAGGTGTATCCCATATAGAAAATTTAGGTAGTCAAGAAGGAATTTTACAGGCTAAAAGCGAAATATTTGATTACTTAAAAGAAGATGGAATTGCTGTTTTAAATGGTGATGACCATTTTCTTAAAACCTTAAAAGGAAAAATTCCTTTTGAAATTGTATATTTTGGCTTGGAGACAGATCAGCAGGTATATGCAAAAAATATTCAGTCACAAGGAGTAGATGGAACGGAAGCAGATTTTGTTTTAAGTGAGCAGGAAGTTCATGTACAAATCCCTTCTCCCGGTAAGCATATGGTTTATAATGCTCTTTGTGCTGCGGTCATTGGGCTAAAGTTAAATTTAACGCTTGAAGAGATTAAAAATGGAATGCTTACATATCAGGCATCTAAAATGAGAATGGACATATTTAGAACGAAGAAGAATGTTCAGATCATTAATGATGTTTATAATGCCAGCCCTCAGTCCATGAAGGCTGCTCTTGACGTGCTGAATGAGATTTCCAATGGAAGAAGAATTGCAATTTTGGGCGATATGTTAGAAATGGGGTCTTATTCGGAACACGCTCATAAAGAAGTGGGAGAATATGCAGCACAAAATAAGATCGATGATCTATTTTGTGTTGGTACTGAAGCGAAGCATATTGCTCAGGGAGCAATCCACGGGGGCATGGATGAAAGCAGAGTCAGGACATTTTTAAGTCAAGAAGCACTTTGGGATGTATTAGAGCATTTTATAGCTCCAGAAGATACTATACTTGTTAAGGCATCAAGAGGAATGCATCTGGA